Proteins found in one Oncorhynchus keta strain PuntledgeMale-10-30-2019 chromosome 2, Oket_V2, whole genome shotgun sequence genomic segment:
- the gpr142 gene encoding LOW QUALITY PROTEIN: probable G-protein coupled receptor 142 (The sequence of the model RefSeq protein was modified relative to this genomic sequence to represent the inferred CDS: deleted 1 base in 1 codon) produces the protein MLAMRRTTKVMFDWPNITVPSSSEQGLKPGDGDLQRSTCVLGFFPVIYYSSLLCVGVPVNILTAVALSRLAARTKKAMHVYLLALTGSDILSQLFIIFVGFLLETAVFHREVPTLLLRSVSMAEFAANHASIWATVPLTVDRYVALCHPLLHRQISYPARAWRIITIVFSLALLSGIPFFWWSDMWRVAHPPTSLDSALIWTHVMIIYFLPCSIFLVLNLLIIHRLQARQRQVPCQEERGGSGARLAPQRRLGKSTAMLLAITSAFAILWAPRTIVVIYHLYVSSVHKDWRVHLAYDLSNMLAMLNTAVNFFLYCFVSKPFRASVRDVLLLRGGPLYHRRIIHNQQAQDKASTSLLSSGTNGYTETTNRTPLTPCRANETM, from the exons gaGAACGACCAAGGTCATGTTTGATTGGCCCAACATCACAGTGCCCAGCTCTTCAGAGCAGGGCCTGAAACCAGGAGATGGGGATCTGCAGAGGTCTACATGTGTCCTGGGCTTCTTCCCTGTCATCTATTATAGCTCCCTCCTCTGTGTGGGAGTACCAG TAAACATACTGACTGCAGTGGCTCTATCCCGGCTGGCAGCCCGTACTAAGAAGGCTATGCATGTGTACCTGCTGGCTCTGACAGGCTCTGACATCCTCTCCCAGCTCTTCATTATCTTCGTGGGCTTTCTGCTAGAAACAGCTGTGTTCCACCGTGAA GTCCCCACCCTCCTCCTGCGCTCGGTTAGCATGGCAGAGTTTGCTGCCAACCACGCCTCTATCTGGGCCACCGTACCCCTAACCGTGGACCGCTACGTGGCACTGTGCCATCCGCTCCTCCACCGCCAGATCAGCTACCCGGCACGAGCGTGGCGGATTATCACCATCGTCTTTTCCCTGGCGCTGTTGTCAGGCATACCATTCTTCTGGTGGTCTGACATGTGGCGCGTTGCCCACCCGCCCACCTCCCTGGACTCTGCCCTCATATGGACACACGTGATGATAATCTACTTCCTGCCGTGTAGCATCTTCCTGGTTCTGAACTTGCTGATCATTCACCGGCTGCAGGCGCGGCAGAGACAGGTCCCGTGCCAGGAGGAGCGTGGTGGTAGCGGGGCCCGGttggctccgcagcggcgcctgGGTAAGAGCACCGCCATGCTGCTCGCCATTACCTCTGCGTTCGCCATCCTTTGGGCCCCCAGGACTATAGTGGTCATCTATCATCTATACGTGTCCTCGGTCCACAAGGACTGGCGGGTCCACCTTGCCTATGACCTGTCTAACATGCTGGCCATGCTCAACACTGCAGTTAACTTCTTCCTCTACTGTTTCGTCAGTAAGCCATTCAGAGCGTCCGTGAGGGATGTTCTGTTGCTCAGG GGGGGTCCGTTGTACCACCGAAGGATAATCCACAACCAGCAGGCCCAAGACAAAGCCTCTACGTCCTTGCTGTCTAGCGGGACAAACGGTTACACCGAGACTACCAACCGCACCCCCCTAACACCCTGCAGGGCTAACGAGACCATGTGA